The following nucleotide sequence is from Prosthecobacter sp..
AGGAAAAGGCGAATCATGGCAATCAGGCGGGCTGCAGCACCACTTTGAGCAGGCCTTCTTTGTTGTCGTAAAGGCGCTTGAACCAGCCTGCGCCTTCAGCCAGCGGGGCCACGGCGCTGAGCAGCGGCTCGACTTGGATGCTGCCGTCTTGGATGCGGCGGATTGCCTCGGGATACTCACCGGCGCAGGAGCATGAGCCTTTGATCGTAATCTGGCGTGTGACGACTTCCTGCAATGGGAAAGGCGTGTTCGGCTGTAGATTGCCGATGAGAACGACCTGGCCGCCTTTCCGCACACTGCGGATTGCGAGATCGAGCGGAGCGGCAGCGCCGACGACTTCAAAGCTCGCGTCAGCGCCGTCGCCGCCGCAGATCTTGCGGATGTGCATCGCCAAGCCTTCTTGTTTCGCGTTGAAAACTTCCGCCGCACCCAGCTTGAGGGCGAGTTCGAGGCGCTTGTCATCGAGATCGACGGCAATGACTTTTTCCCAGCCACGCGCCTTGAGCGCTTGAATGACCAGCAGGCCGATCAAACCGGCTCCCACGACTACGGCGGTGCCGCCATTCGATTCGCTTTCGCAATCGCAGCCTTCGCAGCTCTCGTCACCGCAGGTCTTATCCACCGTCGTGAAGGCCTCGCCCACTTCGACTCCATCGGCCAGATTCACCGCATGCAGTGCGATCGACACCGGTTCGGCAAAGGCCGCCTTCTCATAAGAGAGCGCTTCGGGGATGCGATAGAGAATGCGTGTCGGCAGCGCGATCTTTTCGGCAAAGCAACCGTGGCGGCGGTATTCACCCGGCGACACACCCAGCACGCGGCGGTTTGGGCAGAGGTTCACGAAGCCGGCTTTGCACTCCTCACATTCGCCGCAGTATTCGGTCGAATCAAACGTCACGCGATCACCGAGGTTCCAGCCGGTTACGCCTTCGCCCAGGCCGATGATTTCGCCCGCAGCCTCATGGCCCATCACGATGGGCATCTGGCGGCGGCCGCTGCGGCCGTCCATGCCGTGAATGTCACTGCCGCAGATGCCGCAGGCCTGCACTTTGACCAGCACTTCGCCAGCGGCGGGCGTGGGTTCGGGAAAGTTGAGATCGTAATTGAACTCAGACGGGGCGGTGAGGACGAGCGCTTTCATGGGAGCGGCGATCATGCCGCGTGAAGTCGCTGTGGCAAGAACGTTCGCGGATCACTCGTCGCCCCCGACTTTTCCACGCCCCTCTTTGATTCCTGCGCGGTGTCGTTTGCCGGCGACGAAACGCCGTTTCAGGCCGCGAGGGCGGGCGCGGGTCTGTCGGCGCTTTTTTTCGCGCTCGTTCTGGATTTCGAGTTGGGCGGTTTGAAACGCGGCTTCCAAGCGCTCGCAGAGTTCCTGGCGGGCAATCAGGCGGTTTTGCGATTGCGAGCGCTCGCGCTGGCAGCGCACTTCGATGCCGCTGGGGATGTGCCGCAGCACGACGGTGGAGCTGGTTTTGTTGATCTTCTGGCCGCCAGCGCCCGAACCACGGATGAACGACTCCTCCAGATCCTCCTCGCGAAGGCGGAGTTTCTGCATGCGGGTGCGCAAAGTGCTGTCGTCAGGCAGATCGGCCATGGGCGGAGCATCGAGGCAGGGGAGCGCTGCTGCAACCGCCGCGTTTGCATCCGCCGCATGCCCCGCTATGACTGGACGATGGAAGAATACCACCGCCTGCTGCGCAAAGTGCTCGAACACGGAAGCTACCGTGAAGACCGCACTGGCACGGGAGCCTACTCCGTTTTCGGTGAACAAAGCCGCTACGACCTCAGCACCACCTTTCCGCTCGTCACCACGAAAAAACTGCACCTACGCTCGATCATCCATGAGCTTCTCTGGTTTTTGAAGGGCGACACGAATGTCGGTTACCTGCGTGAGAACAAAGTGACCATCTGGGACGAGTGGGCCGACGAAAACGGCGATC
It contains:
- a CDS encoding galactitol-1-phosphate 5-dehydrogenase, with product MKALVLTAPSEFNYDLNFPEPTPAAGEVLVKVQACGICGSDIHGMDGRSGRRQMPIVMGHEAAGEIIGLGEGVTGWNLGDRVTFDSTEYCGECEECKAGFVNLCPNRRVLGVSPGEYRRHGCFAEKIALPTRILYRIPEALSYEKAAFAEPVSIALHAVNLADGVEVGEAFTTVDKTCGDESCEGCDCESESNGGTAVVVGAGLIGLLVIQALKARGWEKVIAVDLDDKRLELALKLGAAEVFNAKQEGLAMHIRKICGGDGADASFEVVGAAAPLDLAIRSVRKGGQVVLIGNLQPNTPFPLQEVVTRQITIKGSCSCAGEYPEAIRRIQDGSIQVEPLLSAVAPLAEGAGWFKRLYDNKEGLLKVVLQPA
- a CDS encoding peptide chain release factor-like protein, giving the protein MADLPDDSTLRTRMQKLRLREEDLEESFIRGSGAGGQKINKTSSTVVLRHIPSGIEVRCQRERSQSQNRLIARQELCERLEAAFQTAQLEIQNEREKKRRQTRARPRGLKRRFVAGKRHRAGIKEGRGKVGGDE